The Salvelinus fontinalis isolate EN_2023a chromosome 34, ASM2944872v1, whole genome shotgun sequence region gagagagagagataaatagagagagagagagagagagagagagataaatagagagagagagagagagagagagataaatagagagagagagagagagataaatagagagagagagagagagataaatagagagagagagagagagagagagagagagagagagagagagagagagagagagagaggaatcacccaaaatatttttgggacCAACATCTAAATAATTGAAAAATACAGTACAGCAGATCTTGTCTGATTGTTCTCTAATTCCATCAAGAGATCTGAAGtctagtattgtgtgtgtgtgtgtgtgtgtgtgtgtgtgtgtgtgtgtgtgtgtgtgtgtgtgtgtgtgtgtgtgtgtgtgtgtgtgtgtgtgtgtgtgtgtgtgtgtgtgtgtgtgtgtgtgtgtgtgtgtgtgtgtgtgcgtccgtgcACCCGTGTGAGTCCGTCCATGTTTCCCTCCGAATGTGCATCTCTTGTTCAGTCTCTCATAtctcctctgtcactctctgtcaaAGCTAGTCTTTCCACTAAAGACCTCAAACTGCAGTCGGTCCCTGTTGTGATGGGGAATAGGTACGTACTCTCTAtccatgggaaaatccaaataaAGTGATTACGTGTTTCTGTGCATTTAATGCATTTGTGCCGTGGTGTTTATGAGTACATTAATCATTATTCTACATGACAGTAATCATTTATAAAACTCGATTTCATTAAGTTGTAATCAAGTGGGGGAGTTTGATCATTAACACCTGAAGAACTGAAGCTTGGTTTTATCATTCTTTTTGAAAAACCAAACACTTGTGTGTATGACAGGGATGATGTGTTGGAAACTGACAGGGTACACTTTCAGAAAATAAGGTGCTACCTAGAACCAGAAAAGGTTCATCAGTTTGAAaataactatttttggttccaagtggAACCCTTCCACTAATACCTTTCCACTAAGGTTCTATGTGGAACATTTTCACCACTAGCAGGTTCTTAGTAAAACCTCTTTCACCCCAAAGGGTTCTTGGGGACAAACGAAGAACTCTTTTAGTTCTAacggttatctatgttttctataGGGACAAACGAAGAACCCTTTAAGTTCTAAAGGTACAGAGACATGCGTGCTGCTGCTTGGGTTCACTGCGACAGAGGctgcgtaccaaatggcaccctattccctatatagtggactacttttgactatggaccctggtcaaattgaatgcactataaagggaatagggtgccatttaggacgtagCCCAGGTAACAGAACGGATGTGCTACAGCAGCTAGAGGGTTAAAAGTAGAGAGGCGTGTTCTGCTGCCTGGGTccactgcagacagacagagacacagcctaCTACTTTAAgctagctgtctgtctgctggtgaACATTGGCTCCGAGGGGAGCAGAGCAAGAAATGATTTGTGAGCTCAGTGtgctgtttcccaaatggcaccaattgggctctggtcaaaagtagtgcactgtatagggaatagggtgcaatttaggATGCAGGTCAGTGTTCTGCATCCATTACGGCTTTTTCTCACAGAAGCCATGACCTCCAAGATGCCATGTTTATGGAGCGTTTAGAAAATGTTTGTCTCTCAATCTAGAACAGCTTTCTGAATGAAATAGAAGTGAAAGCGTGTCATGGTGGGTTAGAGATGAAGCTGTGGGGTTTCTGGCTGAGGGAAGAAAAGATAAGGTCTATATATGTCAAATATATCTCTGTTTAAAGGAGCAATCTGTGATAGAGACATCCGTTATTATTTGTTTTAATTCCCATTGAAATGCCTCATTAGCTTGGTTCAACTGTCATAccacatcagaacccaaaatataagcattTTTTTCAAACACTGTATATCCTCAAAACATGATTAAAACTATCATTGATCTAAAGGATGGCCAGTCCTAGCATCCATAGCTCTGCCTATACATTGAGAGTAGTTACATATTGTATCTCGagtcccatccctcagctgtttaccaaatcaGTGGCAGGGTGgtcttttgttgttgtttgaactCCAGATTGCCTCTTTAATAACTCTATGACTATATGCTTACAGCGAAACAGCAATGGTTAGGCCTTGCAGAAAAGATATATTATACTGTACCTGTCAGAGAACCTGGTACAAAACAATGGGTTAGGTACTTAGATGGGTGAGAACAAGGGATGTTCGTGTTTAGATGTACTTGAATGTCAGCACAGAACATTACAGCTTTGTAGCTATTGAAATCAGTACCTACACAAAAGTGTTGCCCAAAAACAGAACATGCCCATCGCTTGTTGACTGAAAATCACTACAATTTAGCTTGTCCAGCTGGCTATAATACTTTGAAGATAATTCATTATGCAACAACTGTCCTGTGTCAACAGAAAGAAAAGCCTTGAAACATTCTCACACTTCATCTTTTGATTTGGAGCTTTAAGTGAAACAGATGggcagagaggggggaaagagatataatgagagagagagagagagagagagagagagagagagagagagagagagagagagagagagagagagagagagagagggagagagagagagagagagagagagagagagagagagagagagagagagagagagagaatacaataTGAGGAGAGGTACACAATGCGAGATATTGCCATTCAGTGGAGACAAATGTATCCGTCAATAATCACTGTGGTGGGCTTGAATGTTTTGTGTTCAAGCTAGATTGCAATGGATTGTTTGATGAAGCTACTAttgaacaaaaaacaacataatatCTATCATCTTCATAGGCCCATGTTTAAAACATACAAGTACTGTATACACGCTGTACATTCTGCGTGTCCTCTGTAAACACAAACAGCAGTATAGCTCCCTAACTAATACAGTAGATCCGTGTATAGGCATTGCACTGGAGCTTCAATATGGTTTAATCCATTGATacatgttaaataaataaacattgttTGTAGCTGCCTGGAGGGGTGAAAATTTACAATGCAACGTTCATTAAAGCATTAACTTATTTCATTACAAAAATGTAGAACGCTAGAGCAGAAATGTATATTAGAAGTGTACAAGACAGCTCAAACTATATTAATTACACAGAGTAGCAGCTCACTATGTTGCCATGTTCTTtagctctttctgtctctgtggtcACTTTATAGCAACAGCTACATTTTAATACTGTACATTATaggtgcgtttgtaaattcacttTAGAGTGTCAGAGTGCACTCGGTTTGAGTGTTCGAAAATTCAGAGCGTTtggctctcggagcgttcagagctcACGCTGGACACTCTGGCTGAGgtgtagggttgatctgagcatTCGGACTATActcggcagtcaagcacccaagccaACTGGCTAAACTTGTTTaacttgcttgctagctacttccagacacaaatgagagagcaCCTCTCTGAACATGTTACTCACCCTTGCAGAGCTGGTAGAAGTGCTAGAGTGTTTTCATGTTATCAAGAGGGTTAGTGACTCTAACTGCGTTACTGGCAACAATGTAATTCTGTTTCTTAGCTGATGTTTACTTACATCTGTCATAACAACCGAGTTTAGGCAGTTCGTAAATTCAttaattattctgcgctctggcactcTCCAACTAGAGGGGTCTGAAATCGAAGTAAGTTGCCATGGTGAATTTACTAACGCACCCTATATCAGGGCAGTCCTCAAGTGCCACAGTGTCTGTTGCTTAGTAACGGATGATATGGACCAGGAGAGCGGACACTCTCTGCAATCAATGGCAGAAATGTATCAGTTAAGGACCAAAGAAAGGTAAATCTGTGGCCCTCGGGGACTGCTCAAAGATCCTGCCTTACATCTTTATCTGTACACTTAAAACCAAGCAGTGTAGTGCAGTGTTTCCCCTTCTACCATTACTTAGGCGGGGTGCCCCACTCTCATTCTTCTGTATCCTTAACTCTGTTGCCCCCACCACCAGCCTCAATTTAGTTTATCTTCAGTTGGATTCTATAAAAACATGTATGTTTTTGGCAGCCTTTGTTGAAGATTCCCCTGGTCTagactagtctggtctggtcagttCTGTTTCAATCTTTTCTGATCTGGTCTGTTCTAATGGAGTCTACTACTAGTCTAAGGGCTCCATGGAGTCTGGCTCTGTGTCCATACAGGTCTCCCAGGGGTTGATCTGGGCAGGTCTAATCTGATCTACTACTACTAGTCTAAGGGCTCCATGGAGTCTGGCTCTGCGTCCATACAGGTCTCCCAGGGGTTGATCTGGTCAGGTCTAATCTGATCTATACTACTAGTCTAAAGGCTCCATGGAGTCTGGCTCTGTGTCCATACAGGTCTCCCAGGGGTTGATCTGGGCAGGTCTAATCTGATCTACTACTACTAGTCTAAAGGCTCCATGGATTCTGGCTCTGCGTCCATACAGGTCTCCCAGGGGTTGATCTGGTCAGGTCTAATCTGATCTACTACTACTAGTCTAAAGGCTCCATGGAGTCTGGCTCTGTGTCCATACAGGTCTCCCAGGGGTTGATCTGGGCAGGTCTAATCTGATCTACTACTACTAGTCTAAAGGCTCCATGGATTCTGGCTCTGCGTCCATACAGGTCTCCCAGGGGTTGATCTGGTCAGGTCTAATCTGATCTACTACTACTAGTCTAAAGGCTCCATGGAGTCTGGCTCTGCGTCCATACAGGTCTCCCAGGGGTTGATCTGGTCAGGTCTAATCTGATCTACAACTACTAGTCTAAGGGCTCCATGGAGTCTGGCTCTGCGCCCATACAGGTCTCCCAGGGGTTGATCTGGTCAGGTCTAATCTGATCTACTACTACTAGTCTAAGGGCTCCATGGAGTCTGGCTCCGCGTCCATACAGGTCTCCCAGGGGTTGCGTGGCATCTGGGGCATGGAGATGATCAACAGGCTGAGGCCACTGAAGACCAGGAGGACGAAGGAGGTGCAGGCACATTCAAATGACCAGGAGTAGTAGTACTGTTCCCAGACGGTCTCCTCGCTGTCAATCATCCGCTTGGTGGAGTTCCGCATCACCTCAACAGAGATGATGATGCAGAGACCTAGAGGGAGAAGGGGTACAGGTGAGGATGGATGTGcagacagatggatggatggagagacggAAAGAACAAACTAATTAACGAACTAACGAACAAATGAACAAATAACTGATGAACCTGGATGGACAGGCAGAGAAATGTACACTGTTCTTTGTATTCATGCCTGATGTATGACATGAATATCTCAATCAAAGTAGATGTGTCTGACCTGCGAAGGCAAAGAACATCCCAGCAGGCCTCAGTAGGTAGTCCCTCCCCTTCCCGAAGGAGCACACGACACAGAGCGACCCCAGGGTCATGAAGGCCAGGCTGAACACAGCGATGGCCGCAGCTGAGAGGTTGTACtctgagagagtgagaaagatagagtgagagagaaagaaagagagagagag contains the following coding sequences:
- the LOC129833387 gene encoding voltage-dependent calcium channel gamma-1 subunit-like, with the translated sequence MLEEKKTKVKIMFFVILVGISCMLAAMVTDHWTVLSPPFDKFNTTCETAHFGLWKLCMKTVFMVEEDPEGQGCGPISLPGAKNCSYFKHFTKEEEAKGFEAKTQKEYNLSAAAIAVFSLAFMTLGSLCVVCSFGKGRDYLLRPAGMFFAFAGLCIIISVEVMRNSTKRMIDSEETVWEQYYYSWSFECACTSFVLLVFSGLSLLIISMPQMPRNPWETCMDAEPDSMEPLD